In Methanocaldococcus lauensis, a single genomic region encodes these proteins:
- a CDS encoding phosphoadenosine phosphosulfate reductase domain-containing protein, with product MKTYIGKIHVKWCNNCNIPLLGRICEVCGSEAKEVKLTPPGDPRLGFQYDIDFINKVIEEEFGAKNVLNGKIILLNKLPGNEEAYEVIVDGEVKYILYFDENKEKWKIKLKLSGARDLMEKGAYKKIVKIKNDIVDILKNRKGSILKPGIVEFTNDIEEKDDVIILDENNRVVGVGLSVVSSEKIKEMEKGKVVKVRFFIKSDNENENYKPKKIYNNLEEAFNIMVKANKGVIESYEKNAIGFIKNTYKKLKKPVMVAFSGGKDSLATLILTLKALGKNIDVVFIDTGLEFEETLKNVEDVEKYYNIKIIRLKGEDFWEKVREYGIPSRDNRWCSKICKLEPLKKFIEENYKDDVLAFVGIRKYESFSRAKKRMIYRNTYIKKQINALPIYHWSSLHVWIYLLKEKAPYNKLYEKGFDRIGCFICPAMEMGEMDKIKKEFPELWVKWENILKEFAKKNNLGEEWIKKGLWRWKYKMVN from the coding sequence ATGAAAACATACATTGGAAAGATTCACGTGAAGTGGTGTAATAATTGTAATATTCCTTTATTAGGTAGAATCTGCGAAGTTTGTGGTTCTGAGGCTAAAGAAGTAAAATTAACACCTCCAGGAGATCCAAGATTAGGATTTCAGTATGATATTGATTTTATAAACAAAGTCATTGAGGAAGAATTTGGTGCAAAAAATGTATTAAATGGAAAAATAATTTTATTAAATAAACTGCCCGGAAATGAAGAGGCATATGAAGTTATAGTTGATGGAGAAGTTAAATATATCTTATACTTTGATGAAAATAAAGAAAAATGGAAAATTAAATTAAAATTAAGTGGAGCGAGAGATTTAATGGAAAAGGGAGCATATAAAAAAATAGTCAAAATAAAAAACGATATAGTTGATATTTTAAAAAATAGAAAAGGTTCTATTTTAAAGCCCGGAATCGTTGAATTTACTAATGATATTGAAGAAAAAGATGATGTTATTATATTAGATGAAAATAACAGAGTAGTTGGTGTAGGTTTATCTGTAGTTTCTTCTGAAAAAATTAAAGAGATGGAAAAAGGCAAAGTTGTTAAGGTTCGATTTTTTATTAAATCTGATAATGAAAATGAAAATTATAAACCTAAAAAGATTTATAACAACTTAGAGGAGGCTTTTAACATAATGGTTAAGGCTAATAAAGGAGTTATTGAATCCTATGAAAAAAATGCCATTGGATTTATAAAAAATACCTATAAAAAATTAAAAAAGCCAGTTATGGTAGCGTTTTCTGGCGGAAAGGACAGTTTAGCAACATTAATTTTAACTTTAAAAGCATTAGGAAAAAATATTGATGTTGTGTTTATAGATACTGGCTTAGAGTTTGAGGAAACTTTAAAAAATGTTGAAGATGTAGAAAAATATTATAATATTAAAATTATAAGATTAAAAGGCGAAGATTTTTGGGAGAAAGTTAGAGAATACGGAATTCCTTCAAGAGATAATAGATGGTGTTCTAAAATTTGTAAATTGGAACCTTTAAAAAAATTTATTGAAGAAAATTATAAAGATGATGTTTTAGCATTTGTTGGAATTAGAAAGTATGAAAGTTTTAGTAGAGCAAAAAAAAGAATGATTTATAGAAATACTTACATTAAAAAACAGATAAATGCTTTACCAATATATCATTGGAGTTCTTTACACGTTTGGATATATTTATTAAAGGAGAAAGCTCCTTACAATAAACTGTATGAAAAAGGCTTCGACAGAATCGGATGTTTTATATGTCCAGCTATGGAAATGGGTGAAATGGATA
- a CDS encoding FUN14 domain-containing protein: MDITQFIPDIGGGFIIGFVVGWAAKKAIKIVAFLIGIYILSLLYLAKIGVISINKDAFLALIGNFESSLIVFGNKLVGLIHSLSFGTSFLIGFGLGFKKG; the protein is encoded by the coding sequence ATGGACATTACACAATTTATTCCTGACATTGGAGGAGGATTTATTATTGGTTTTGTTGTAGGATGGGCTGCAAAAAAGGCGATAAAAATAGTAGCGTTTTTAATAGGTATCTATATATTAAGCTTACTTTACTTAGCAAAAATAGGAGTTATAAGTATCAATAAAGATGCTTTTTTAGCATTAATTGGAAACTTTGAAAGTTCTTTAATAGTTTTTGGAAATAAACTTGTTGGTTTAATACACTCCCTTTCATTTGGAACTTCATTTTTAATTGGCTTTGGGTTAGGATTTAAAAAAGGTTAA